A section of the Pimelobacter simplex genome encodes:
- a CDS encoding class I SAM-dependent methyltransferase — translation MLMNKAETFLVNSPANRVFQRCVETPTLRRLGGRTRGAHALEIGCGSGYSTNLIIDQFGAATVDAVDLDPAMVTRARRRLRRYNDQVRVEQGNADDLRAALGAEDSSYDAVFDFGIIHHVTNWRDAVTEVARVLRPGGTFYYLEVTAAALARPSFRRLLDHPTEDRFTAGQFLAELTSQGLDPADSWRTYVGSDYLAGVANRS, via the coding sequence ATGTTGATGAACAAGGCGGAGACCTTCCTGGTCAACAGCCCCGCCAACCGCGTCTTCCAGCGCTGCGTCGAGACCCCTACCCTGCGGCGGCTTGGTGGCCGCACGCGGGGAGCTCACGCGCTGGAGATCGGCTGTGGATCGGGCTATAGCACCAACCTCATCATCGACCAGTTCGGCGCGGCCACGGTCGATGCCGTCGACCTCGACCCCGCCATGGTTACCCGAGCCCGCCGCCGGCTGCGCCGCTACAACGATCAGGTCCGCGTCGAGCAGGGCAACGCCGACGATCTCCGGGCCGCACTCGGAGCCGAGGACTCCAGCTATGACGCCGTCTTCGACTTCGGGATCATCCACCACGTCACCAACTGGCGTGATGCCGTGACCGAGGTCGCCCGGGTCCTCCGTCCCGGTGGGACCTTCTATTACCTCGAGGTCACCGCCGCGGCACTGGCCCGCCCCAGTTTCCGCCGACTTCTGGACCACCCCACCGAGGACAGGTTCACTGCCGGCCAGTTCCTCGCCGAACTCACCAGCCAGGGACTCGATCCTGCCGACAGCTGGCGCACCTATGTCGGCAGTGACTACCTCGCCGGCGTCGCAAACAGGTCATGA
- a CDS encoding MFS transporter, with amino-acid sequence MTTGYGDPRRWWALAALGLAVLTLGFDITIMNVALPTIATELEVGTDALQWMVNAYVLVLAGLMLTCGALGDRYGRKRLLLMGLCLFGFSSAGAAWASSAALVIAARGVMGLGAAIMMPVAFAVLAALFGPTERGKAVSLLVMGLGIGIPLGPIIGGYLLEHFRWGSIFLINVPIAIIGAVAIALLHPESRDPLPRRPDVMGAVLSTAGLISLVYGVIEAPGQGWSDPVTIGAISAGLVVLAGFVAWELRVRDPMIDLHLFTRPQFLWASIAGVLVTFGMLGLLFVVPQYLQFVAGHDALGTGIRLLPLIGGLVVGAPAGERLAARAGYKVPVSAGLVVLAAGVAIGALTDLESSYGFVAAWLATAGLGIGLALAPAMDAVLDALSTEQVGAGTAITMTLRETGGALGVAMLGSLLAGGYADRVNTAGLPAEAAPAARESIAGAIAAAARLDEPALAASASAAYQHGMSLVLIATAITAGLSALFTGLLLPGNPNAGSDHDRRSPEATTFPEEEGH; translated from the coding sequence ATGACGACTGGGTACGGAGATCCGCGGCGCTGGTGGGCACTGGCCGCCCTCGGCCTGGCAGTGCTCACTCTAGGCTTCGACATCACCATCATGAACGTCGCCCTGCCGACCATCGCCACCGAGCTGGAGGTCGGCACCGACGCCCTGCAATGGATGGTCAACGCCTACGTGCTGGTGCTCGCCGGCCTGATGCTCACCTGCGGCGCGCTCGGCGACCGGTACGGCCGCAAACGACTGCTCCTGATGGGGCTCTGCCTGTTCGGGTTCTCCTCGGCCGGTGCAGCTTGGGCCAGCTCGGCCGCTCTGGTGATCGCCGCGCGCGGCGTGATGGGGCTGGGCGCTGCCATCATGATGCCGGTCGCGTTCGCGGTCCTCGCCGCCCTCTTCGGTCCGACCGAACGCGGCAAGGCGGTCTCGCTCCTGGTGATGGGGCTCGGGATCGGTATCCCGCTCGGACCGATCATCGGCGGCTACCTGCTCGAGCACTTCAGGTGGGGCTCCATCTTCCTCATCAACGTCCCGATCGCGATCATCGGCGCGGTCGCGATCGCCCTCCTGCATCCGGAGTCGCGCGACCCGTTGCCACGCCGCCCCGACGTAATGGGAGCCGTGCTGTCCACGGCCGGGCTCATCTCGCTCGTCTACGGGGTAATCGAGGCCCCCGGTCAGGGCTGGTCCGATCCGGTCACGATTGGCGCGATCAGTGCCGGGCTGGTGGTGCTGGCCGGCTTCGTGGCCTGGGAGCTGCGGGTACGCGACCCGATGATCGACCTGCACCTGTTCACCCGGCCCCAGTTCCTGTGGGCCAGCATCGCCGGGGTCCTGGTCACGTTCGGCATGCTCGGACTGTTGTTCGTCGTCCCGCAGTACCTGCAGTTCGTCGCCGGCCACGACGCCCTCGGTACCGGGATCCGGCTGCTCCCGCTGATCGGCGGCCTGGTCGTCGGCGCTCCGGCGGGGGAGCGGCTCGCCGCGCGCGCCGGCTACAAAGTGCCGGTCTCGGCTGGCCTGGTCGTGCTCGCCGCAGGTGTGGCAATCGGCGCGCTCACCGATCTGGAGTCCAGCTACGGGTTCGTCGCAGCCTGGCTCGCCACGGCGGGACTCGGGATCGGGCTGGCGCTCGCGCCCGCCATGGACGCGGTCCTCGACGCGCTGTCGACCGAGCAAGTCGGGGCCGGTACCGCGATCACCATGACCCTGCGCGAGACAGGTGGTGCTCTCGGCGTCGCCATGCTCGGCAGCCTGCTGGCTGGGGGCTACGCCGACCGGGTGAACACCGCCGGCTTGCCAGCCGAGGCAGCGCCCGCCGCCCGCGAATCCATCGCCGGAGCAATCGCCGCAGCCGCCCGCCTCGACGAACCAGCGCTCGCGGCCAGCGCCAGTGCCGCCTACCAGCACGGCATGTCGCTGGTGCTGATCGCGACGGCGATCACCGCTGGGCTCAGCGCGCTGTTCACGGGGCTGCTCCTACCTGGCAACCCCAACGCTGGCAGCGATCATGACCGTCGCTCGCCAGAGGCGACCACCTTTCCCGAGGAAGAAGGGCATTGA
- a CDS encoding RES domain-containing protein, which yields MTEAPQLVVIDAAEQVWRVGFKPEPWAWSGWEWASADGRFNGRWDDRQGNFRSIYAGSTLLACLLEVLAGFRPDPTLALELDDIEEDDEDAAMHPTGRAGEISYSWLEPRSAASATLTGRFCAVTAAESIAALRPRFVALAHLLSLHDFDAAALKDGRPRALTQSVATYLHASTELDGVTFASRHGDDLALWAVFERAEDPAISRTLGTVEHHPLSPEHRDLQEALRILGLSWSTT from the coding sequence GTGACCGAGGCACCTCAGCTGGTCGTCATCGACGCGGCCGAGCAGGTCTGGCGCGTCGGCTTCAAGCCGGAGCCCTGGGCCTGGTCGGGTTGGGAGTGGGCCAGCGCCGATGGCAGGTTCAACGGCCGCTGGGACGACCGGCAGGGCAACTTCCGCAGCATCTACGCCGGGTCCACTCTCCTGGCTTGCCTGCTCGAGGTCCTCGCTGGGTTCCGGCCTGACCCGACCCTCGCGCTCGAGCTCGACGACATCGAGGAGGACGACGAGGACGCCGCGATGCACCCGACCGGGCGCGCCGGCGAGATCTCCTACTCCTGGCTCGAGCCGCGGTCGGCGGCCAGCGCGACGTTGACGGGTCGCTTCTGCGCGGTGACGGCTGCTGAGTCGATCGCCGCGCTGCGCCCGCGGTTCGTCGCCCTGGCGCACCTGCTGAGCCTGCACGACTTCGATGCGGCCGCGCTCAAGGACGGGCGTCCGCGAGCACTCACCCAGTCGGTGGCTACCTACCTGCATGCCAGCACCGAGCTCGACGGGGTCACCTTCGCGTCGCGACACGGCGACGATCTCGCGCTGTGGGCGGTGTTCGAGCGTGCCGAGGACCCCGCGATCAGTCGCACCCTCGGCACGGTCGAGCACCACCCGCTCTCCCCCGAGCATCGGGACCTCCAGGAGGCCCTCCGGATCCTAGGGCTCAGTTGGTCGACCACCTGA